One Methanomassiliicoccales archaeon genomic window, TACAACCATTAGTGATTTTAATAAAGTTATTTAATTATATTTTATAATATAATATTTTTAAAATTTTCTTTATATTCATTATGTAAAATTTATTACGAAGTAATTCCTTATGTTTATTTACAGTAAGACCGAAATTTAAATGCTCTAGTTTAATTAAAATTCTTTTTAGTTTAATAAACACATTCAATAAACGAATTCATTCTTGTAGAATTTCAAGCCAATAGTTTTTGTTGATTTATGCTATCATTTCTATTTATATTGACATTTCGAATCAAAAAATTTTTTTTAGAATATTAAACTATATATATTTTTATAATAAAACTAGGGCAAAATTAATGATGGTAAAAAATATAAACAAAAGTCTCATGAGAATTTTTATATAAATTATATAAAATTTTAATTAGGTCAAGGTGAACGGATTATCTTAATTATCAATAATTTAAAAAAAAAGGTAAAAAAGATTAATTGATGGAAAAAGAAAAGAGTCAAAAAGAAATATTGCTAAACTGAGAGGGCGTCAATGAAGAAAGGATTGCGCATACTACAAGACATTGCACTTGTCCCCCCAGGAAAAAATTGCACGATCATAATTAGACATGCTGATAGAGACGGTGCTTTGGACAATTTAATAGATAATGAAATTGGGTTAAATGACATAGGACGCAGGCGAGCCATAGAGTTTGGAAAAGCTTTGCAGCAATTCAATTCACTTCAAATGTTTACTTCCCCGGTCAAACGATGCGTTGAAACCTGTAATGCCATTGCTTCGGGATTTGGAACTGATTATACTTTAGAAATAACGGAATTATTAGGGATGAGCTCCCCCATCATGTCTCAACCTGAAGTAGCTTATTCTTTGATGCGCTCTATGGGCTTAAATGGTTTCATAGAAGCCTACATTAGCGGAAAAATCGATAGAAAGATTGTAACTCCTACTGAAGAAGGATTGCGAATTATTTTATCTTTTGCTTTGGGGAAAATGCGAGATTCTACAGCCAGAGCGTTTATTATGGTCACTCACGATATGATAATCACGCCTGCGTTAGTAAAATTTTTTGGTTATGATTATCGAGCAAAAGGCCTTGTTCCCTTTCTTGATGGAATGGTTCTTTATGAATCGGATTATGGATTAAGATTATGTTACGCAGGAAAGATACTTAAGGTTTCAAAAGATGGAACAGTGAAAACTCAATAATATTTTATCATTAATCGCTAAAGTCAACTTTCTTTGCTCTTAATTACCAGATGCAATCGTTTTATAGTTACGGGTCGATTCTGTATTCATGGGATGGAGGAAAAAAATCTCAGTTTTAATTATTGCTTTTCTCACCTTATCTGTTATACCAACATCCACTATGGATATAGTTATGTATACATTAGCGGCTCAACCTACAAATGGTGTTATCGTTAACTCGCAAGTTGCCGGTAATCAGCTTAACCCTAAATCTTTTGTTTCAAAAGATGGTACTATTTATGTAGTGTGGGAAGATGTTTCCTCAAATGGTTCCAGAATTTTCCTTTCCAAATCTGTTGATGGTGGAATTACTTTTTCTCCGAGGATAAGAGTAGACGACATACCGAGCGGCATGAAATGCATAGCAAGGGATCCATCAGTAGTGGTGAACTCCACAGGTTGTATCTTCGTTGCTTGGAGCGATAACAGGACTGGGACTTATCAGATTTATTTTTCATCCTCTTCCGACGGCGTTCATTTCAGTACAGATGCCCTGGTTGCACCTACATCTAATTGGGTTAACCAAACTATGCTTGATATGACTATTGAAAATGATAATCTTTACCTTGTCTGGTCTCAACAGCATCCATCAGCAAATGACAATACCTATGTGAAATTTACTTATTCAACCGATTCCGGAGTTACATTTAGTAGTGCTGTTCGCATCGATTCGACCGTTAACGTTAAAGAACTTTATCCAAGCATTTCAGTTAAAGGAAGAAAAGTCGTGATTGCATGGCACGATTCCAGGGATAATCCGTTATTTGATATACGTGTATCTATATCAAATAATAATGGACAGACGTTTAGTTCAAGTATAAAAGTATCCACGTCAACTTCTATCGAAAATTGGTATCCATCTGCTGAAATACTTCCTGATGGAAGAGTTTTTATTGCATGGCAACAAAGAAACGGGGGCAATTTTGATGTATTTGGCGTTATATCAACTATTAATGATCAAACCTATTCATTGCCCTCACTGCTGATTGGAGGAGTAGAGGATCAAACATTTATTTCATCTGCTGTAGAGTCTAGGGGGATAATTTGGCTCGCATATCGCAGTGTGTTGGATGGAAGGCATGTCGTCCAATACTCTCGTTCCTTAGATGGTCAAACCTTCTCTACTCCCATCAGTCTAAATCCAAATACAACTTCAGAACAGAACGCTGTGGATGTTGTTTGTGATGATAACGGGACTGTATATTTTGTATTCCAAGATGATGGCCAAGGAACAGAAGACATAATGTTCTGTAAAATTGAAAATGAACGGCCAGAAATCGATATTCTCTCTCCAACCATAGGATGGGAATGGTCAAATCGAGTTAATTTGGCTGGAACATGTAAAGACCCTGATAATTCACCTGTTTTAAAAGTCTTCATTCAAATAAAAGAAAAAAATGGAACAATAGTTCTCCCTTGGAGTGAAGCCGTAGTGACTAATATGTCGGTTTGGAATATCTCTATAGATACTACAATATATAAAAATGGGCAATATGAAATTTTTGCCAAATCTTTTGACGGCGTAGCCTATTCAATCGTATCTAAGCTTGAAGCCGTATTCAATAATGGTATACAGCCATTTGTAGAATTTAAAATTGAACCCAGCGATATTTCTTATACACCTTTAAATCCTAAAGAAGGTGATATTGTTACCGTTAGTGCCAAAGTAAGCAACCTGGGAAATAAAGATGCAGAATATGTACAGATTAGATTCCTTTTAGAAGGATATAACTTGGGAACGGTAATCATTCCCAGGTTGCCAGCGGGCTTAAAAGATGAAGCAATCTTGAATTGTAATTGCTTAGAAGGGACTTTTGAGCTTCGAGTCATAGTCGACCCTGAGAACCAATTTGAAGAGCCAAACGAAACCGATAATTCGGCTTTAATTTATTTGACAGTTTTACCAAAACCAGAAATATTTCCTGATCTTGCAATAGATTCAAATAATATAACTTGGTCGCCTTCTATTATTCATAAAAATGATGTGGTGATTTTTACCGCAAAAATAGTCAATGTTGGAAAGATTTTGGTAAATGATGTGAAAGTCGAATTCCAGATTAACAATCAATATTATGATTATTGTTGGACCGGCCAAATATTGCCTGGAGAATTCTTCATAGTTCAAACAGATTGGAACACTAATATTGTGGGAAATTATACCCTTACGATTATAATTGATCCATATCCTAAACAATTAAACGAAGAAAGGATAGATAACAATCAAGCCAGCTTAGCTTTCAGCGTTTTTCCCGAAAATACATTTAAACCTGATTTAATGATAAATAATGCAACTGTAATTATTCAACCAGCATCCCCAAAGATGGGACAAGTGGTTATTTTTACCGCAATTGTCTCCAATCTGGGGGATATCACAGCTGATATGGTTCAGGTCACTTTCTATGTCGATGATTTATTATTAGGCTCTCCTTTAACGATTCCCCAAATAGGTCCTGGAGAAACAATAGATATAACTACTGCTTGGACTGCTGCAATTGGCGAACGAATGCTGAAGGTTAAAATAGATGAAATAGAAGTAATTAAAGAATTAAATGAATCAAATAATGTTGTAATAAAATATTTCATTGTATATCCTCCATTTTCTACCAAACCAGACCTGAAAGTTTCTTCTCAAAATATCAGTTATTATCCAAATCCACCAATAATTAGTAAACCTGTACGATTCAATATTACGATTTGGAATTTAGGAAACGACTCAGCATATAATATAAAGGTGCAGGTTAAGATCGATGGAAAACAATTAGGAAATACGATAATCATACCTTATATATACCCATATAGTTCCATTAATATAAGCGTAATATGGATTGCTAAAGGAGGTCAACATTCTTTTCAAGTAATACTGGATCCTGATGATGAAGTCGAAGAATGGGATGTTGAGGAGAACGAAGCCCAAATAACACTCTCACTTCCCCCTGAGCCGTTAGAAATTCCTTGGATGGCTATTTTTGCTTTCGCTGCATTTTCTGTATTGGGATACGGTGTATACTCATATTTAGGAAAGGTCAAAAAGAAAAAGGGCGGTGAATCATAGATTTTGATATGAATGGTTAGTGATTTTACCCTCAGCACGGACACACATTTAATATGAATGTTACGAATACACTCATGGGGTAGGGATGCTAAGATTAGATGAGATCATTGGATTAGAGGTTTTAACCTCTGATGCAAAACTATTGGGCAACGTAGAAGGAGTTGCAGTGGACACTCAAGATTGGCATGCTAGGGCCCTTAGGATAACCCTTAAGAAAGGAAATGAAGAAAACGTGGGCGTTCGCAAACCATTATTCGGAGCCGCAAGAATAGCCATCGACGTTTCCAAAGTATCCTCAGTGAGAGATGTTATAAAATTAAGGGAGTCTATATTAAAATTAAAAGAATTATTAATTGATATAGACGCCGTCCCATTCAGCGCAGGTGATATTATAAATCGAAGAGTAGTTTGCGCAAAAGGTCGAGAAATAGGTATTACAAGTTCTCTCTATTTTGACCCTGAAGGAGGTTGGAGAATTC contains:
- a CDS encoding PRC-barrel domain-containing protein, translated to MLRLDEIIGLEVLTSDAKLLGNVEGVAVDTQDWHARALRITLKKGNEENVGVRKPLFGAARIAIDVSKVSSVRDVIKLRESILKLKELLIDIDAVPFSAGDIINRRVVCAKGREIGITSSLYFDPEGGWRIPFFEVEMYRDAFKEMDLKKAKLKRREVKIPTSLISTVGDLIILNTSEEELRRILELTPK
- a CDS encoding histidine phosphatase family protein, translated to MKKGLRILQDIALVPPGKNCTIIIRHADRDGALDNLIDNEIGLNDIGRRRAIEFGKALQQFNSLQMFTSPVKRCVETCNAIASGFGTDYTLEITELLGMSSPIMSQPEVAYSLMRSMGLNGFIEAYISGKIDRKIVTPTEEGLRIILSFALGKMRDSTARAFIMVTHDMIITPALVKFFGYDYRAKGLVPFLDGMVLYESDYGLRLCYAGKILKVSKDGTVKTQ
- a CDS encoding CARDB domain-containing protein → MGWRKKISVLIIAFLTLSVIPTSTMDIVMYTLAAQPTNGVIVNSQVAGNQLNPKSFVSKDGTIYVVWEDVSSNGSRIFLSKSVDGGITFSPRIRVDDIPSGMKCIARDPSVVVNSTGCIFVAWSDNRTGTYQIYFSSSSDGVHFSTDALVAPTSNWVNQTMLDMTIENDNLYLVWSQQHPSANDNTYVKFTYSTDSGVTFSSAVRIDSTVNVKELYPSISVKGRKVVIAWHDSRDNPLFDIRVSISNNNGQTFSSSIKVSTSTSIENWYPSAEILPDGRVFIAWQQRNGGNFDVFGVISTINDQTYSLPSLLIGGVEDQTFISSAVESRGIIWLAYRSVLDGRHVVQYSRSLDGQTFSTPISLNPNTTSEQNAVDVVCDDNGTVYFVFQDDGQGTEDIMFCKIENERPEIDILSPTIGWEWSNRVNLAGTCKDPDNSPVLKVFIQIKEKNGTIVLPWSEAVVTNMSVWNISIDTTIYKNGQYEIFAKSFDGVAYSIVSKLEAVFNNGIQPFVEFKIEPSDISYTPLNPKEGDIVTVSAKVSNLGNKDAEYVQIRFLLEGYNLGTVIIPRLPAGLKDEAILNCNCLEGTFELRVIVDPENQFEEPNETDNSALIYLTVLPKPEIFPDLAIDSNNITWSPSIIHKNDVVIFTAKIVNVGKILVNDVKVEFQINNQYYDYCWTGQILPGEFFIVQTDWNTNIVGNYTLTIIIDPYPKQLNEERIDNNQASLAFSVFPENTFKPDLMINNATVIIQPASPKMGQVVIFTAIVSNLGDITADMVQVTFYVDDLLLGSPLTIPQIGPGETIDITTAWTAAIGERMLKVKIDEIEVIKELNESNNVVIKYFIVYPPFSTKPDLKVSSQNISYYPNPPIISKPVRFNITIWNLGNDSAYNIKVQVKIDGKQLGNTIIIPYIYPYSSINISVIWIAKGGQHSFQVILDPDDEVEEWDVEENEAQITLSLPPEPLEIPWMAIFAFAAFSVLGYGVYSYLGKVKKKKGGES